DNA from Quercus lobata isolate SW786 chromosome 1, ValleyOak3.0 Primary Assembly, whole genome shotgun sequence:
cctttcccttacttaattacattccattccattccattcccttatgatcatttcatttcattctcttatgaactcccaaacgaagtttaaggagaacaaaaaatgagattttgagagaaaagagagaggaatgAACATTTCCTCCtaaccattccattccctctcaCTTAAACTCCCATCACATTGAATTCCACCTCCAACgtgttggctttttttttttttttttttttttttgtcttttttttattttattttattttattttatttttactttaatgAAGTGTCCATttacacataatttttttaaaagtataatgtattactttttattttatttaataagaatatgatggtaaatttatacaaactttatattcaaccaaataaaaaaaatttccattctTCCACTTTTCTACCATTCCAACTAAACACAAATAAGAGGCTAAatacttttctatcctcctactttttcatctcttctctattttctatcatctcattttttttaatcatctcAACCAACAGGCCCTAAattagaaaaagagaagaaaatgagcTAACTAAGTGTATGTTCAAGTTCTCTAAGGAAAAAGGCTTTGCTAAATGAATTTTACAAATTCTTTTTTCACGTAACCATACATAATGAAACCATGCATTCACATCCCTCAGCATTAAATTTCCGAATACTTATAAGGGGTACATATAGTATATCTACAACTGCAACTCCTAAAAAACATTTCCTTTTTCGAGTGTACTAAGCTAAGAACGGAAGAGAACAATATCAAATAATAAACCTACAAAATTTTTCAGAAGAAACTGGCCTCCACAATCATTATTTGGGAAGCCAATTCAAGTTGATATCTTTCTTAGCCACTTTTACCTTTAAATTTGAGAGGAATTCCTTGAAAGGCTCCCATAACTTGGCCCTCTCTTCATCACATACCACAAGCTTCAACTGCTGGAGCTCCATAATTGATGGTGGCAATTGATTCCGCAACCTCAAGCACTCTTTCATGTGGAACTCTGTTAAACTATGCAACTCACCAATGTGTTTTGGCAACTTGCAAATGCTTAGGCAGTCAGATATGTCAAGAATGCTCAACTTATGAAGACTTTTGATTGACTCTGGCAACTTTGACAATTCGGTACAAGACCTAAGCCTTAGCACTTCTAAATTTGTTAAGTTTCCAATTCTTTCAGGCAGTAAAGGCAACTTATGACAATTGGTGATCCTAAGTTTTTTCAATGGGAGAACCTCACACAACCATCCAGGCAATTCCACCAAATCATTGCAATAGTCAACGTTTATCTCCATTAGATTTGGCAATGAATCTGAAACCTGTATGGTTGAATTCCCAAAAGCTTGACCAATATTACacataaataaagataatttcTTCAAACTCCTCAATAACACAAGGGTATTGCATATGGAAGGAATCGAAACCTTCTCTAATCTAATTCTCGTTAGATTGGGGAGGGACCTGAGTAGCTGAAAATTGATTAATTCAGCAGGAAAGAAACCATAATTAGTGACAACTATAACCTTGAGTTTAACCATTTTCTCCACAAACTCGGGTAAGGCATAATTCCTTGTTTGAAAATTCAGAACTAAAGCCTCAACTTCGGGTGCTTGAATGTTGCACCAACTTGACGAAAACAATTCATCTGCAAGAAAAATATTCTATATGGTGTAAAAATATACTCAATTTTAGGTTACATTGCATGTGTGCAAGTTTGTGTGTATCTCTGTTAGGGAGAAAATTAACCAACCAGTTGAGATAGATAATAAGCGTGCATTAATGAGTTGTTGCTTGTGTTCCCTCCACCACTTTGGTGGATTGTTTCCACTGATGTCCACAATTAGTCTTTTCCTTTGTGGTACTGGCTCCTGGTTGCTTAGATGGATAGCTAGGTCTCTGAGAACATCATGTTGTGTGATAAAGTCTTCATTGTAATAGTCATCGATCTCAGTTGCATCTTTCCTAGTGAATGCACAAAGTATAAGCTTAGAAGGGATTCAAATTCTTACAGTCCCCacataagaaaaatatgaattCCATGATATTCAAACAAAGATAAAGATAGGATAACAAATTCAAGGGAATTTGACACAACCAGTTTCCATCCATAACAGTTGAAATCAAATGGTTATAAGAAGCAAAAAGGCATTCTGTCTACTAAAAGTTGGAATTCTGTTCTTTTCTTGGGCAGAGCAACTGGAGCCCCTTATTGTTTCTGGTTTGATATAAGTTTCCTTCTCTCTATATATTTGTAGTAATCACCTTTAGCATCAttggtataaaaaaattctacattGGCCCCTGACATTTCAAAGAAGctacaataatatattatcaaatgTGATAAGAAGCTAATCAAACTGGAAGACATAACGTAATATTTTGGGCCTTAGGTCATTTATAGAGTTATATCCTATAACAACTAGCAACTAGAAATGATTACATGAAGAATTTATATCCTACTAGAAAATCACACTTCAGAAATTAAAAACTCGCAAACCTTGTCATTACAAGACTAGCCAAATTCCGATTGTGGAGTTCATGCAAATTGGCAATTGCATGGACATCTTTTTCACTTGGTTCATGTAATTCTGTCCACATATCAATGAGGGCAGTAGCAGAGATCCTTTGGTCTTCAGGAAATGAACCTAGGTCCATGAAATACTCTTTGAGGATGGTCTTGTCAGCAGAAAATTCTAGGCTTTTTTGGAGACAATCAAGCACCTCTGCATCAGAGTCAAAAATAGAATGACCCTCGGACCATTTTGTTAGTTTACTGAGCCAAACACCTGCAAGATGCCCACGGAGTGAACCACCAATCACCTTAAGGGCTATTGGCAACCCCCCACAACCGCTTACAAACTGCAATTCAAGGAACCATATAAAATCAGTTGTTGTCTATAGGTTAAAGGGTAATAATATTGGCCATGATTTTAGTTGTCTAAACCACACTTTGTTCAGaaatatgacctttttttttctacccCTATCTTTACTCAAGTGCTGGGTACAATTTTTTTGTcggaaacaaaacaaacaagctTAAATGTATGTGCAAGtatgaaaacatgattttggcagGTATATAGGCTATCATGCACCCATCAAcacaagaatatatatatatatatatatatatatatatataaaatagattgACAGAGTACCTTTTCGATATATTCTTCTGGAATGTAAGAGCTCTCGTCTCGGTCTTGCAATGATGCTGAGTAACAAAAAAGACTCATGGCATCTACATGATTTAATGGATTTAAGTTATATCTATGTTGAAATCTTGGAAATGCAGTTCTTGAGGTCACCACAATCTTGTAATCAGGAATATCAAACTTGAACTTCTCAATAAGGGATTCTGATCCGGGCCAGACATCATCCAATATCAACAATATAGGTTGTTTTTGTCCAATTTCATTCAGCAGTTGCTCTAGCTGGTCAATTGCTTCTTCATCACTTTGAAACTCAGGACAGTCCTCACCATTATGCTTAAACAGTTTTTGTACCATGACCTTCAGGTTGGGAGCTTGTGAAACGttgacaaaatatatattttccccATATATGCCTATCCAAACACAATGCAGTTAGAAAGCTGCAAGAAAGGAACATTTCATGTCTAATAACTTTATACATCTACATACAAAGTGGTGAAGCGAAATGAACAGAATTCCCAACCCAGAAAAGGGTAAGAAGTGAGCAAAAGAAATTTTCTACCAATCatgaagataagaaaaaaattttctccttAAATTTTCCTGATCACTACTCTTCTTAAGGAAGTAGTTCCAAAGGATGAAGTATGCCAAAAGCACTGCTATGACTATTGAAAGgactaaaagaaaagaatgaaaatatataGCAATGGCCT
Protein-coding regions in this window:
- the LOC115988439 gene encoding probable disease resistance protein At5g66900 yields the protein MAGALVAGGVVGAAFGEGFAILHETVKHVVGQIIMFKSILKSLESTLDGIAPVVQEIRRLSLALDHPDKETKRLIEQMKKGNELVLKCSKIKRWSWNYYFKAYFYAKKLKKLNNAIEKFCQIDLTVQNTRTALETLIKVNQTTKTVLETDAKVDRVLEGMTELKKKKFGFRTLSCAVSRPRDYIVGLELPLKELKQLLSKNEVSLLLLTALGGCGKTTLVKMLCWDEDIKGIYGENIYFVNVSQAPNLKVMVQKLFKHNGEDCPEFQSDEEAIDQLEQLLNEIGQKQPILLILDDVWPGSESLIEKFKFDIPDYKIVVTSRTAFPRFQHRYNLNPLNHVDAMSLFCYSASLQDRDESSYIPEEYIEKFVSGCGGLPIALKVIGGSLRGHLAGVWLSKLTKWSEGHSIFDSDAEVLDCLQKSLEFSADKTILKEYFMDLGSFPEDQRISATALIDMWTELHEPSEKDVHAIANLHELHNRNLASLVMTRKDATEIDDYYNEDFITQHDVLRDLAIHLSNQEPVPQRKRLIVDISGNNPPKWWREHKQQLINARLLSISTDELFSSSWCNIQAPEVEALVLNFQTRNYALPEFVEKMVKLKVIVVTNYGFFPAELINFQLLRSLPNLTRIRLEKVSIPSICNTLVLLRSLKKLSLFMCNIGQAFGNSTIQVSDSLPNLMEINVDYCNDLVELPGWLCEVLPLKKLRITNCHKLPLLPERIGNLTNLEVLRLRSCTELSKLPESIKSLHKLSILDISDCLSICKLPKHIGELHSLTEFHMKECLRLRNQLPPSIMELQQLKLVVCDEERAKLWEPFKEFLSNLKVKVAKKDINLNWLPK